The Podarcis raffonei isolate rPodRaf1 chromosome 2, rPodRaf1.pri, whole genome shotgun sequence genome window below encodes:
- the CYTH1 gene encoding cytohesin-1 isoform X1 — MQRNKQVAMGRKKFNMDPKKGIQFLIENDLLKNTRDDIAQFLYKGEGLNKTAIGDYLGERDDFNIQVLHSFVELHEFTDLNLVQALRQFLWSFRLPGEAQKIDRMMEAFAQRYCQCNPGVFQSTDTCYVLSFAIIMLNTSLHNPNVKDKPTVERFIAMNRGINDGGDLPEELLRNLYESIKNEPFKIPEDDGNDLTHTFFNPDREGWLLKLGGRVKTWKRRWFILTDNCLYYFEYTTDKEPRGIIPLENLSIREVEDSKKPNCFELYIPDNKDQVIKACKTEADGRVVEGNHTVYRISAPTPEEKEEWMKCIKAAISRDPFYEMLAARKKKVSSTKRH, encoded by the exons GGAATCCAGTTCCTGATAGAGAATGACCTCTTGAAGAACACCCGCGATGACATTGCCCAGTTCCTCTACAAAGGGGAAGGGCTCAACAAGACAGCCATTGGTGACTACTTGGGTGAAAG AGATGATTTCAATATCCAGGTGTTGCACTCATTCGTGGAGCTGCATGAGTTTACAGACCTCAACCTTGTCCAGGCACTGCG GCAGTTCCTTTGGAGCTTCCGGTTGCCGGGCGAAGCACAAAAGATTGATCGGATGATGGAAGCCTTTGCACAACGGTACTGTCAATGCAACCCGGGTGTCTTCCAGTCAACAG ATACCTGTTATGTGCTCTCGTTTGCCATCATCATGCTCAACACCAGTCTTCATAATCCCAACGTTAAGGACAAGCCGACAGTGGAGCGCTTCATTGCCATGAATCGTGGCATCAATGATGGCGGGGACCTGCCCGAGGAGCTACTTAGG AATCTGTACGAGAGCATTAAAAACGAGCCCTTCAAAATTCCCGAGGATGATGGCAATGACCTGACGCACACTTTCTTCAACCCAGACCGTGAAGGCTGGCTTCTGAAGCTTG GTGGCCGGGTGAAGACGTGGAAACGGCGCTGGTTCATCTTGACGGACAACTGCCTTTACTACTTTGAGTACACCACG GACAAGGAGCCACGAGGCATCATTCCCTTGGAGAATCTGAGTATCCGTGAGGTTGAAGATTCCAAGAAGCCT AACTGCTTTGAGCTGTATATCCCTGACAACAAAGACCAGGTGATCAAGGCTTGCAAGACTGAGGCAGACGGGCGTGTGGTGGAAGGGAATCACACTGTGTACCGCATCTCTGCGCCCACcccagaggagaaggaagagtggATGAAATGCATCAA AGCTGCAATTAGCCGGGATCCATTCTACGAGATGCTTGCTGCACGCAAGAAGAAGGTCTCCTCCACCAAGAGACATTAG